One Chanodichthys erythropterus isolate Z2021 chromosome 22, ASM2448905v1, whole genome shotgun sequence DNA window includes the following coding sequences:
- the znf346 gene encoding zinc finger protein 346, with translation MKRLVQRMYRLRMRDPPPATIMAQQESNGDFPYLPSGAAEVNRMIKENSDLFSDSQCKVCSAVLISESQKLAHYQSKKHASKVRRYMSIHGNEEPIAKRFKSSDDDTSIVDEGGKYKACSVCNMTFSSPVVAQSHYQGKVHSKNLRLKTYGQQTPALPQPKVQVKKDEGLPKGVQGPAERDPNRFCSICQASFNNPLMAQQHYSGKKHKKHLTKQKLMETYGPSSAPASTLKGYPCTVCNIELNSVEQYQAHISGSKHKNHVRPKKGPNAFACPPDNYQPDFQYPPNQEGLEAAGDWDNFNEGYE, from the exons ATGAAGAGACTTGTGCAGCGCATGTATCGTCTGCGCATGCGCGACCCGCCTCCTGCAACCATCATGGCGCAGCAAGAGTCGAATGGAGATTTTCCGTATTTACCTTCAGGGGCGGCCGAGG TGAACCGAATGATAAAGGAGAACAGTGACTTGTTCTCCGATTCTCAGTGTAAAGTGTGTAGCGCTGTCTTAATCTCAGAATCCCAGAAACTTGCACATTACCAG AGCAAAAAACATGCAAGCAAAGTACGCCGGTACATGAGCATTCACGGTAATGAGGAGCCCATTGCAAAACGTTTCAAGTCTTCAGATGATGAT ACAAGTATTGTCGATGAAGGGGGCAAATACAAAGCCTGCAGTGTGTGCAACATGACATTCTCTTCCCCAGTGGTGGCACAGTCACATTACCAGGGCAAAGTTCACTCCAAGAACCTTCGCTTGAAGACCTACGGTCAGCAGACTCCGG CATTACCTCAGCCCAAAGTACAGGTGAAGAAGGATGAAGGTCTACCTAAAGGTGTGCAGGGGCCGGCAGAGCGTGACCCCAACCGCTTCTGCTCCATCTGCCAGGCCTCCTTCAACAATCCCCTCATGGCTCAGCAGCACTACAGTGGcaagaaacataaaaaacacCTGACTAAACAGAAGCTGATGGAGACATATGGGCCGTCCTCTGCACCAG CCTCCACACTGAAGGGCTACCCATGTACTGTGTGCAATATTGAGCTAAACTCCGTGGAGCAGTACCAGGCCCACATCAGCGGTTCCAAACACAAGAACCA TGTCAGACCCAAGAAAGGGCCAAATGCATTTGCGTGCCCACCTGATAATTACCAGCCCGATTTCCAGTATCCACCCAACCAGGAGGGGCTGGAGGCCGCAGGGGACTGGGACAACTTCAACGAGGGCTATGAGTGA
- the uimc1 gene encoding BRCA1-A complex subunit RAP80 isoform X2, with the protein MPRRKRTPDESGRRAKVSKVDHNEETLVISDSEQEEEDSPVKRSSRTARWRRRENKSQLQELTEEEMLDLALKLSAQEASSAAQRRRLEDKDIQKAIAESLNESTVKASEGQDEAASSSDQPQQNVASAISHLRRKLSYPSQDQTNSENERETTSPLPEMPDFSPMTSSHLSSKSSAQVSRTPATTQDKTSDKQTVISDTPEDELFISRSVSQTSPVFSRHGSFNCQPVVCVEKLSQELIPESTGSINFDTQDSTVISTCPDRFRSPQQDSPFSKLQVFTQGDFKRTSDLLEDKNVKGNEDNTQIPDEDTHLPTQLSQGLSTDPDTCLSPSKRSQISSPKCVPKNNNEDVTETSKTLDQKQVVDQTPQGENVKSNTDDDDDEDDGSEEVLSPSPVKKIFRPIRTELSPNQSCISSTTITLDPSTQDTQMSQSVLEEVSRASKAAESKPSDCNPPRTSVKKGQCTISYYWGVPFCPVGQNPDEYTRVIMCQMEVYEKSLKEAQRELLRKADWGQPVFPRSSERPFGGRRWKRHRAPQLSEDEEENEEEGEKENNRIEVEEERDEARQESVVGSQEEAEGGQTETYVVLSSPETKDEQVEKNPFSSQEEPITAAANKSFRKNAPWDISDETQIKCPAEQEEQEAQTHEACEQDDLVCPETQMTENSTPELMMTSPASPAQSQSHADSEVMEVEEGGGASVAAEEMMEQESDPTEAAPPQSQRMECPMCSKLFPLSRIEVHAAFCDGEADQQEEQSQVVARRRRTRGNLTEESQRFGKSAEMEKCFLCQELFSPQEYQDHVELCLKKDSRTNEENGLLSALERTERRHTGSDEPGPSDVSTKSNCGLANPAVIGTSESVDCSTTTSCPSNAFTSQSENTDCLIDSSKNSLRLSRKRKFKR; encoded by the exons ATGCCACGCCGGAAGCGCACACCGGATGAAAGCGGAAGAAGAGCGAAAGTCAGCAAAGTGGATCACAATGAGGAGACCCTGGTCATTTCTGATTCTGAACAAGAG GAGGAAGATTCTCCCGTTAAACGGTCGTCTCGGACAGCCCGATGGAGACGAAGGGAGAACAAGTCACAGCTACAAG AGCTGACAGAAGAAGAGATGCTGGACCTGGCCCTAAAACTAAGCGCGCAGGAAGCAAGCAGTGCAGCACAAAGACGAAGGCTGGAAGACAAAGACATACAGAAAGCCATAGCGGAAAGTCTTAAT GAGAGCACTGTAAAAGCATCAGAGGGTCAGGATGAAGCAGCCAGCTCTTCAGATCAACCACAGCAGAATGTAGCAAGTGCGATATCACACTTGAGACGAAAGCTGTCTTACCCCAGCCAAGATCAGACAAACAGCGAGAATGAGAGGGAAACGACTAGTCCGCTGCCAGAAATGCCTGATTTCTCACCGATGACCTCCTCACATCTTTCATCGAAGAGCTCAGCTCAGGTCTCCAGGACTCCTGCTACCACTCAG GACAAGACCTCAGATAAACAGACAGTCATCAGTGACACTCCGGAGGACGAGCTCTTCATATCTCGCTCTGTGTCCCAGACATCCCCTGTCTTCTCCAGGCATGGCAGCTTCAATTGCCAGCCTGtagtatgtgtggagaaactGAGTCAGGAACTCATCCCGGAGAGCACAGGCTCAATAAACTTTGACACACAGGACAGCACTGTCATTTCCACCTGCCCTGACAGATTTCGGTCCCCCCAACAGGATTCGCCCTTTTCCAAATTGCAAGTCTTCACTCAGGGTGACTTCAAACGAACAAGTGATTTGCTAGAGgacaaaaatgttaaagggAATGAAGATAATACTCAAATACCTGATGAAGATACTCATTTACCAACACAGCTAAGCCAAGGTTTGAGCACAGATCCAGATACGTGCCTTTCACCTTCTAAAAGATCCCAGATATCAAGCCCCAAATGTGTGCCTAAAAACAACAATGAAGATGTCACTGAAACAAGT AAAACTCTTGACCAAAAGCAAGTGGTGGATCAAACCCCTCAGGGTGAGAATGTAAAATCTAACACTG atgatgatgatgatgaagatgatggcAGTGAAGAG GTTCTCTCCCCGAGCCCAGTCAAGAAGATTTTTCGGCCAATCAGGACTGAGCTTTCCCCAAACCAGTCCTGTATCTCTTCAACTACCATCACCCTCGATCCTTCCACACAAGACACACAAATGTCTCAGTCTGTCCTGGAGGAGGTCTCAAGAGCATCCAAAGCTGCTGAATCCAAACCTTCTGATTGTAATCCTCCACGTACTTCAGTGAAAAAAGGACAATGCACAATCTCTTACTACTGGGGAGTGCCTTTCTGTCCTGTGGGGCAAAACCCGGACGAGTACACCCGTGTAATCATGTGTCAGATGGAGGTGTATGAGAAGAGCCTAAAGGAGGCCCAGCGAGAACTGCTGCGCAAAGCAGATTGGGGACAGCCA GTGTTTCCTCGCTCATCAGAGAGGCCGTTTGGTGGGAGGAGATGGAAGCGCCACAGAGCTCCTCAGCTATCGGAGGATGAGGAGGAGAATGAAGAAGAGGGAGAGaaggaaaataacagaatagAGGTAGAAGAAGAGAGGGACGAAGCAAGGCAGGAGTCTGTGGTGGGGTCACAGGAGGAAGCTGAGGGAGGACAGACTGAGACATACGTAGTTTTGTCTTCTCCAGAGACTAAAGATGAGCAAGTG GAAAAAAACCCTTTCTCTAGCCAAGAAGAGCCTATAACTGCAGCTGCAAATAAATCTTTCAG GAAAAATGCTCCGTGGGATATTTCGGATGAAACTCAAATAAAGTGTCCAGCTGAGCAGGAGGAACAGGAGGCCCAGACTCATGAGGCTTGTGAACAGGATGATCTAGTTTGTCCAG AGACTCAGATGACTGAAAACAGCACACCAGAGCTAATGATGACCAGTCCTGCCAGTCCCGCACAG TCCCAGTCTCATGCTGACAGCGAGGTGATGGAGGTAGAGGAGGGAGGAGGTGCGTCTGTGGCAGCGGAGGAGATGATGGAGCAGGAGAGCGATCCAACAGAAGCAGCTCCTCCTCAAAGTCAGAGGATGGAGTGCCCCATGTGCTCTAAACTCTTCCCCCTCAGCAGAATCGAGGTGCACGCAGCTTTCTGTGATGGTGAAGCAGACCAGCAGGAAGAACAATCACAAG ttGTTGCCCGACGGAGGAGGACCAGAGGAAATTTAACAGAGGAATCTCAGCGATTTGGCAA GTCAGCAGAGATGGAGAAGTGCTTCCTGTGTCAGGAGTTGTTTTCACCCCAGGAGTATCAAGATCATGTCGAGTTGTGCTTAAAGAAAGACTCAAGAACTAATGAG GAAAACGGCCTACTTTCTGCTCTGGAACGGACAGAACGAAGACATACTG GCAGTGATGAACCTGGGCCATCTGATGTGTCAACAAAGAGCAACTG TGGTCTTGCCAATCCTGCAGTGATTGGGACGTCTGAAAGTGTAGATTGTTCAACGACGACTTCCTGTCCCAGTAACGCCTTCACTTCTCAATCAGAAAACACTGACTGCCTTATTGACTCCTCTAAGAACAGCCTAAGACtttcaagaaaaagaaaattcaaaagataG
- the uimc1 gene encoding BRCA1-A complex subunit RAP80 isoform X1, whose amino-acid sequence MPRRKRTPDESGRRAKVSKVDHNEETLVISDSEQEEEDSPVKRSSRTARWRRRENKSQLQELTEEEMLDLALKLSAQEASSAAQRRRLEDKDIQKAIAESLNESTVKASEGQDEAASSSDQPQQNVASAISHLRRKLSYPSQDQTNSENERETTSPLPEMPDFSPMTSSHLSSKSSAQVSRTPATTQDKTSDKQTVISDTPEDELFISRSVSQTSPVFSRHGSFNCQPVVCVEKLSQELIPESTGSINFDTQDSTVISTCPDRFRSPQQDSPFSKLQVFTQGDFKRTSDLLEDKNVKGNEDNTQIPDEDTHLPTQLSQGLSTDPDTCLSPSKRSQISSPKCVPKNNNEDVTETSKTLDQKQVVDQTPQGENVKSNTAAETAPNTQSWNEFTSHMVLHLTDDDDDEDDGSEEVLSPSPVKKIFRPIRTELSPNQSCISSTTITLDPSTQDTQMSQSVLEEVSRASKAAESKPSDCNPPRTSVKKGQCTISYYWGVPFCPVGQNPDEYTRVIMCQMEVYEKSLKEAQRELLRKADWGQPVFPRSSERPFGGRRWKRHRAPQLSEDEEENEEEGEKENNRIEVEEERDEARQESVVGSQEEAEGGQTETYVVLSSPETKDEQVEKNPFSSQEEPITAAANKSFRKNAPWDISDETQIKCPAEQEEQEAQTHEACEQDDLVCPETQMTENSTPELMMTSPASPAQSQSHADSEVMEVEEGGGASVAAEEMMEQESDPTEAAPPQSQRMECPMCSKLFPLSRIEVHAAFCDGEADQQEEQSQVVARRRRTRGNLTEESQRFGKSAEMEKCFLCQELFSPQEYQDHVELCLKKDSRTNEENGLLSALERTERRHTGSDEPGPSDVSTKSNCGLANPAVIGTSESVDCSTTTSCPSNAFTSQSENTDCLIDSSKNSLRLSRKRKFKR is encoded by the exons ATGCCACGCCGGAAGCGCACACCGGATGAAAGCGGAAGAAGAGCGAAAGTCAGCAAAGTGGATCACAATGAGGAGACCCTGGTCATTTCTGATTCTGAACAAGAG GAGGAAGATTCTCCCGTTAAACGGTCGTCTCGGACAGCCCGATGGAGACGAAGGGAGAACAAGTCACAGCTACAAG AGCTGACAGAAGAAGAGATGCTGGACCTGGCCCTAAAACTAAGCGCGCAGGAAGCAAGCAGTGCAGCACAAAGACGAAGGCTGGAAGACAAAGACATACAGAAAGCCATAGCGGAAAGTCTTAAT GAGAGCACTGTAAAAGCATCAGAGGGTCAGGATGAAGCAGCCAGCTCTTCAGATCAACCACAGCAGAATGTAGCAAGTGCGATATCACACTTGAGACGAAAGCTGTCTTACCCCAGCCAAGATCAGACAAACAGCGAGAATGAGAGGGAAACGACTAGTCCGCTGCCAGAAATGCCTGATTTCTCACCGATGACCTCCTCACATCTTTCATCGAAGAGCTCAGCTCAGGTCTCCAGGACTCCTGCTACCACTCAG GACAAGACCTCAGATAAACAGACAGTCATCAGTGACACTCCGGAGGACGAGCTCTTCATATCTCGCTCTGTGTCCCAGACATCCCCTGTCTTCTCCAGGCATGGCAGCTTCAATTGCCAGCCTGtagtatgtgtggagaaactGAGTCAGGAACTCATCCCGGAGAGCACAGGCTCAATAAACTTTGACACACAGGACAGCACTGTCATTTCCACCTGCCCTGACAGATTTCGGTCCCCCCAACAGGATTCGCCCTTTTCCAAATTGCAAGTCTTCACTCAGGGTGACTTCAAACGAACAAGTGATTTGCTAGAGgacaaaaatgttaaagggAATGAAGATAATACTCAAATACCTGATGAAGATACTCATTTACCAACACAGCTAAGCCAAGGTTTGAGCACAGATCCAGATACGTGCCTTTCACCTTCTAAAAGATCCCAGATATCAAGCCCCAAATGTGTGCCTAAAAACAACAATGAAGATGTCACTGAAACAAGT AAAACTCTTGACCAAAAGCAAGTGGTGGATCAAACCCCTCAGGGTGAGAATGTAAAATCTAACACTG CTGCAGAAACTGCTCCAAACACTCAGTCTTGGAATGAATTTACTAGTCACATGGTCTTGCATTTaacagatgatgatgatgatgaagatgatggcAGTGAAGAG GTTCTCTCCCCGAGCCCAGTCAAGAAGATTTTTCGGCCAATCAGGACTGAGCTTTCCCCAAACCAGTCCTGTATCTCTTCAACTACCATCACCCTCGATCCTTCCACACAAGACACACAAATGTCTCAGTCTGTCCTGGAGGAGGTCTCAAGAGCATCCAAAGCTGCTGAATCCAAACCTTCTGATTGTAATCCTCCACGTACTTCAGTGAAAAAAGGACAATGCACAATCTCTTACTACTGGGGAGTGCCTTTCTGTCCTGTGGGGCAAAACCCGGACGAGTACACCCGTGTAATCATGTGTCAGATGGAGGTGTATGAGAAGAGCCTAAAGGAGGCCCAGCGAGAACTGCTGCGCAAAGCAGATTGGGGACAGCCA GTGTTTCCTCGCTCATCAGAGAGGCCGTTTGGTGGGAGGAGATGGAAGCGCCACAGAGCTCCTCAGCTATCGGAGGATGAGGAGGAGAATGAAGAAGAGGGAGAGaaggaaaataacagaatagAGGTAGAAGAAGAGAGGGACGAAGCAAGGCAGGAGTCTGTGGTGGGGTCACAGGAGGAAGCTGAGGGAGGACAGACTGAGACATACGTAGTTTTGTCTTCTCCAGAGACTAAAGATGAGCAAGTG GAAAAAAACCCTTTCTCTAGCCAAGAAGAGCCTATAACTGCAGCTGCAAATAAATCTTTCAG GAAAAATGCTCCGTGGGATATTTCGGATGAAACTCAAATAAAGTGTCCAGCTGAGCAGGAGGAACAGGAGGCCCAGACTCATGAGGCTTGTGAACAGGATGATCTAGTTTGTCCAG AGACTCAGATGACTGAAAACAGCACACCAGAGCTAATGATGACCAGTCCTGCCAGTCCCGCACAG TCCCAGTCTCATGCTGACAGCGAGGTGATGGAGGTAGAGGAGGGAGGAGGTGCGTCTGTGGCAGCGGAGGAGATGATGGAGCAGGAGAGCGATCCAACAGAAGCAGCTCCTCCTCAAAGTCAGAGGATGGAGTGCCCCATGTGCTCTAAACTCTTCCCCCTCAGCAGAATCGAGGTGCACGCAGCTTTCTGTGATGGTGAAGCAGACCAGCAGGAAGAACAATCACAAG ttGTTGCCCGACGGAGGAGGACCAGAGGAAATTTAACAGAGGAATCTCAGCGATTTGGCAA GTCAGCAGAGATGGAGAAGTGCTTCCTGTGTCAGGAGTTGTTTTCACCCCAGGAGTATCAAGATCATGTCGAGTTGTGCTTAAAGAAAGACTCAAGAACTAATGAG GAAAACGGCCTACTTTCTGCTCTGGAACGGACAGAACGAAGACATACTG GCAGTGATGAACCTGGGCCATCTGATGTGTCAACAAAGAGCAACTG TGGTCTTGCCAATCCTGCAGTGATTGGGACGTCTGAAAGTGTAGATTGTTCAACGACGACTTCCTGTCCCAGTAACGCCTTCACTTCTCAATCAGAAAACACTGACTGCCTTATTGACTCCTCTAAGAACAGCCTAAGACtttcaagaaaaagaaaattcaaaagataG